The Eleutherodactylus coqui strain aEleCoq1 chromosome 13, aEleCoq1.hap1, whole genome shotgun sequence genome includes a window with the following:
- the PPDPF gene encoding pancreatic progenitor cell differentiation and proliferation factor: MASIPSSGSLVATHDYYRRRLGSTSSNSSCGSVDYSGEVIPHHPGLPKSDPGHWWASFFFGKPPHPIMTTVSESPENSGSFRVTNGLFPCGLAQEPVRKNSVSESKSDSSA, encoded by the exons ATGGCATCCATTCCATCAAGCGGTTCACTCGTCGCAACCCATGATTACTATCGCA GACGCCTGGGATCCACCTCCAGTAACAGCTCATGTGGCAGCGTGGACTACTCTGGAGAGGTCATTCCTCACCACCCAG GCCTTCCAAAGTCAGATCCTGGTCACTGGTGGGCCAGTTTCTTCTTCGGTAAACCACCTCATCCCATTATGACCACCGTTTCGGAAAGCCCAGAGAA CTCAGGAAGCTTCCGCGTGACCAATGGCCTTTTCCCCTGCGGCCTGGCTCAGGAGCCGGTGAGGAAGAACAGTGTAAGCGAGTCCAAGAGTGACTCCAGCGCCTAA